CAACGATTTAGAAAAAACTAAAGAAGCATTAAACGAGTATTCAGAGAAGTATTATGAGTCTTTTAATGAAGATTTATTCAAGGTTGATTTCCATCAAGTACAAGATTTTATTTCAAAGCTTGATAAAAACCTTTTCGATGCCGATACTGCTTTCTCCGAATTTAGTTTCAAAAGGTCCAACCACCAGCCGCGAGCAATTTTAGGAAAAGAGAACTATCAAAGGTTTTTATTAGAATTAGAAAATAAAAAATTAAGAAAGGAGCCAGGAGCAAATATTATTTATTATGGGGCACCTGGTACTGGTAAATCTTATACCGTTAACGAAATGATTGCCGGTAAACATACCGACTTTGTGGAAAGAATAACATTTCATCCAGAATATGATAACGCTTCTTTTGTTGGAGGTTATAAACCGACTAAAGTTGATAATTCAGATCCTAGCAGCGATATTACTTATGACTTTGTTCCGCAAGCGTTCACCAATATTTATGAGAAAGCATGGTTAGATCCTTTTAACGATTATTACCTTATAATTGAAGAAATTAACAGAGGGAATTGTGCAGAAATTTTTGGAGAAATCTTTCAACTATTAGATCGAAATTCAAACTATACTGTTTCACCATCAAACGAACTTAGAACATATTTAATAAGAAAATTTAACAATAATAGTTCTCATCCTGGAATTACTAATGGTCTTAAATTACCGGGTAATTTGCACATTTATGCAACTATGAATACGTCGGATCAGTCATTATTTCCAATGGATAGTGCATTTAAGAGGCGATGGGAATGGCATTATATTCCGATTTGTTATGATGAGATAACAGATCAGGGGGAGCCCAATCCTTCATATAATTACGAAATTAAGGTGGATAATGATTTGCATTACAGTTGGATTGATTTTATTTCCATTGTAAACAACAACCACATAAAAAATAACCCATCGTTAGGAATGGATAAGTGTATAGGTAATTACTTTATTAAACCGGATGAAGTAAATAAGATCACTATAAAACCATTTATTAATAAGGTAATCTTCTACTTGTGGAATGATGTTTTTAAAGATGAAGACAACATCGTTTTTGAGGAAAATATATCCTATGAAGAATTCTTCCCGGTAAATACAAAAGGAAAAGAAAAAATTAAAGAAATGTTTAAACGTCTAGGTCTTACATCAATGGAAGTAAAAACTTCCGGGACAGATTTACTTGCAGGTGAAAAGGCAGAACATAAAACAGAAAACGGAGAAGCTTAGAAAATGCACATCCTGATAGAAGGTGAATATTATCCGGCCAAGCAACTGGAAGAATTGTTTGAGGATCCGAAATTCTACAAGCTTAATGGTTTGGAGGGAAGCATAACATCTGTAGGATATTATCATTCTTTCAGCAAAAACACATTGGTATTTATGCTCCCAAAAGTGTTTATGGAAGATGGACACCAGACTGTTTTTGGTTGTAACACCACTGAATTAAAGGACTTAATTAAAAATGAGTCAGTAAAACACAAGACAGAATACAATTGGGTACGTCAATTATCAGTCTACTTTTACAACAGTCTTTTAGAATACCGAAAGAGGTACAATCAGAACATTATTCTTCACAATACAGAAACTTTTGAGCTGAACACTAATCTGGGGGATAAAGAGTATTCTTTCCTAGACTTGCTTTTAAGCTTTGTAAACTTTTACAAAAAAAATAAGCAGCAGATTCTCTTCAAGCATATAGATTTCATTTCCAGTCAGGCAAGAAAACCTAAATGGGAAAAGACAATCCGTAAATCATTACCAATGATGGTGAATGGTAAAACCCCAATTTATACAGAGATTTCAAACAGGAAAAAAGTAATAAACACAGAAGAAGAGCTGTTAACATACTTTTTTTCAATTCTGAATCATCTTAACAAAAGCAATGATTTAAACTTAAAAATTGATAAATCATTTAGGATTATCGAAGGTGGTGCATTTGATAGGCTGTGTGAAAATGGGTTATCTAAACTTCGTAAAATTAAGTATAAATATTTCAGCGATACGCTTCGCAGAATGTTTGTGTTGTGTGAAATGTATTTTTCGATTTATGATAGGAGTAATGTCAAAAGGAAACGGGAAGATTATTTGTCGGTGAGCAACTACAATCTCGTCTTTGAAGATATGGTGGATAAACTCTTTTCTGATGACGAAAGGGAATATCAGGTAGATGGGGTAACAATAGAAAATCTGAAGCATAATGATGATGGAAAGATTATTGACCATATTTACGATCACCAGTCATTGGTAGATACGAGTAATATATTTTACATTGGCGATTCCAAATACTATAAATCGGGCAGCCAGGCAGGAAAAGTCTCAAAATACAAGCAATTTACTTACGCTAAAAATGTAATTCAGTTCAATATTGATTTGTTGAATAGGGATGGGGAGCAAAAGCTGAAACCATTGCGTTATCGTGATGAGTTAACAGAAGGCTATAACATTTCTCCAAATTTCTTTATTTACGGTTATATCAGCAATATAGAGGATTACGAAGACGATTCAGTTAAGAGATATGGTGATGTCGTAGACTCATTTCACTTTAAAGACAGACTGTTCGACCGGGATACTCTCTTTGTGCATCAGTACAAAATCAATTTCCTGTATGTTTTAAAAGCCTACACCCATGCCAACAGTAATGAGATAAAGAATTTCCGGGATAAAACCAGAGGAAAATTCAGAAAGCATTTTATTGATTATTTTAACGACGAAAATGCCTGTAAATTTGAATTCTATGAATCTCTTTTGCCTGAAGGAGATCATAAGGATTTTGTTGAAAAAAACTTCCGGCAATTAAACGGCAAATGTTTCCGCACAGTAGACAATAGATTACTCCTGGCTAAACACAATGTTGATAACTCCTTATCAGACTTACTCTTAAATTTCAAAAAAATGGGTAAATTGGTATAAAAATACAGTTTACCGATGAATCAAAACCTCCACTTCAACATCCTTACATTTAAGCTGCCAACGGAGCAGCTTACTTTTTATTTCACCAACGAGGACGCGGATGGGCTCGTCAGGTATCATATAAAAGCAGTGCCGGATGAGGTCGTCGGATATTTTGGAGAGCAGGAACATTACTACACCTCATTTACAGAAGAGAAGGATGGATTCATACCGGTAACCAAAAAAACAGTTCCGGATAGAACAGCGGAACGCACAAAGGACGGAACAGAAATTTTCCGCAACGTACACAACTCCGCATTCACACTTTCGGTATTGAAAGCATACTATAGCGCTGAAATTGCAAAGTATTTTAATTCCCGGGGGTTCCCGGTAATGCCAAACTTTATAAAAGCAATTGAAGTGTGGCTTCCTGCAGATACAAAAGATGCTGCCGGAAAATATAAGCTGTACCGGAAATTTTCCTTAAAAGTGCAGAAAAGTCTGGTCTCAGATGATTGGGAACTGATGGTTGTATTTGAAGGAGTTTCAAAAGTTTTTCAGAAATCCCTTACAGAACTGCAGGATCTGATTCCTTCAAAGGCGCTGAACTGGGTAATTCATGAAAACAGCCTATACAGGTTTGCAAATATTCCGGTTAGCGTGCGCAGAAACCTTGATACTGTGTATCCGGTCTGGAATTTCGATATAAGAAGCGCGATTCATGAACGCCCCGCTGCACCGGAGAGAGGAAATAAATACCGGAAATTTAAAGAAGAAATTGAAAAGCTGTATAATGAACACCTGAATACAGAAGAATTTCGGGAGATCATCACAATCGGTTCAAAGGGGTTTTACAAAGTACCCGATAAACTCATAGGGATGGTAAGCAGCGGCAGTAATAAAATGGTGTTTGGCAATAATGAAAAAGACATCAACCCAACCAGTGGCCTCACCAATCACGGACCGTTTGATGTGTCAGATGCAGCCGTAATTGAATTCTTCTATATTTTTCACGAAGATAATACAGATGCGGTTACAAAATTACACCGCTATTTTCAGGGAAAGATAAATACATTCAAAGGACTGGATAAGTTCATACTTACACCGTATGCATTTGATAAAAATCTGAAAATTACATTTAAGAATAAAAACAATCCCTGGCCCGAAGTCAGTGCCAGTCTTCGCGATCTTAAAACCTCCAAAGACATACGCTATGTTGCGATATATGTGAGTCCTTTCACCAAAGAGGAAGCGACTCCGGAACAGAAAAAAGTATATTACCACATCAAGGAACGCTTGCTGCATTTGGGAATCCTTTCCCAGGTAATCGACGCACAGAAAACAATGAATAACCGGCTGTTCGAATACAGTGCGCTGAATATGGCGATTGCGATCCTGGCAAAACTCGATGGCATTCCATGGCAGCTGAATACAGATTTAAGGAAAGAACTCATCGTGGGAGTAGGAGCGTTCCGCAACACAGAAAGTAATGTGAAATACATTGCAAGTGCTTTCAGCTTCAACAATACCGGCCAGTTCAACTGCTTCGACCATTTTTATGAGAACCAGACAAAAGAACTGGCAGGTTCCATCATTCATAAAGTTAAAGAATATACGAGCATTGATCCTACACTGAAAAGATTGATTATTCATTTCTATAAATCGATCAGCGAAAAAGAGATAGCACCCATTGAAGAAGGACTAAAGAATTTGGGAATTCACATTCCCGTTTACATCGTTTCCATCAATAAAACAGAGTCAACGGATGTAACAGCTTTTGATAACTCAGATCCTGTGCTGATGCCCTTCAGTGGAACATATATTAATGTTGGATACCGGAAATACATTCTGTTCAATAATACGAGATATTCAGACGGATATTTTAAAGCAAGTAACGGGTATCCTTTCCCGATAAAACTCGAACTTTTCTGCACAGAAAAACACCTGTTGAACGATACCCGAACAGTAAAGGAACTCATTGAGCAGGTTTACCAGTTCAGCCGAATGTACTGGAAATCCGTAAAACAGCAGAACCTTCCTGTCACCATAAAATATTCCCAAATGGTAGCCGAAATGCTCCCGCACTTCCAGGGCACCACAATCCCCGAATTCGGAAAAGACAAACTCTGGTTTTTATAAACTCAAACAACCCTAATAATGAATATTGACGAACTAAGAGAACATCAGGCCGGTCTTGAAAAAAATATGGATAGTATTAAAGATGACAGGAAAGCTCTGTATAAAATAAGGGATAGTTTTGCAAAATACTACACACAGGAACGGATTGAAAAGATGCCATTGGATGATTATGTTTTAGGTAAAAAACATCCGGATGACAAGTTTAATTTTTGCTATACATTAGAAAGACAGTTAGATGGCTTAGGAAGAATAGTGGGATCTACAGCGCAGAAACTGGGTATCTATTATGGTGTAACCAAATCGGATAAGACATACAAATATCGATATACAAAAAAATTTGGCGAGACTGAAGTGGAAGCTTTCTCCAATATAAAGCAGGCAATTATTGAGCTGATTAATTTTGGTAAGGAGGAGAATTTACCAGGAATCGTAAAAAATAAAATATCGCCAATGTTTAAGGGTAAAATACTCTGTACCTATTTCCCCAACAGGTATTTAGACGTATTTGCAGATGAACACCTTACGTACTTTTTAGTTCAGCTTAATCTTGATACACCTGAGTTGTTGCAATCAAACCCCGTTTACAAAAGAGAAGCTTTAATAGCTTTTAAAAACGAAGATCCGGTAATGAAAGAGTGGCCACTGGATATCTTCAGTCATTTTCTTTATAATTATTATCCCAAGCGACCAACTGTTAAAGAGCCAAAAAACAAACCGAATAAAATTTTGGATGAATACCTTACTCCTGAATTTCCAGCTGAATATCAAACAGAATGGGTACAATTGGAGATGCAGGACCCGGGAGAAGTTTCAAAGAAAGGCACTAAGCCGAGAGGGGGAGGAAATCCTGATTATGAGAAAGAAGCGAGAAAGCTTAAGAGATTAGGAGATAGAGGTGAAAAATTAGTGATGGAGATGGAGATAAAGCGGCTTCAGAATTTGAATTTGCCTGCCTTAGCAGCGAAGGTAAAAAAAGCGGAATTTGATTATTTAGGGTATGACATTCAATCATTCGAAACTAATGGTGAAACGAGATATATTGAAGTCAAAGCTACCAGATCTAAAGTCGGTACAGCAAATTTTTTTCTCTCCGAAAATGAACTTACTAAAGCAGAAGAATTAAAGAACTATTACATCTATATGGTATACGATATTCTTTCCACTAAGCCCAAGATTTGGGTTATTGATAATCCTTTCAATCCTGAGAATGATAAGGTAGTTAAAACTCCTGTCTCATATAGAGTAATGGTTAAAGCTAAAGACACTGGGAAATAATAGTTAGGTTAGGCACTATTCATCATGGTTTTATATGCAAATGGAGTCCTTATATAAATAAATCATAATACAGAGTAACAATAAAACACTAATTTAAATGACAACACAGGAAGAGATAGAAAAAGTTCACGGGGGAGGAACTCACGTTGTAATTTTGGGAGCAGGCGCTTCATTCGCAGCTACTTTGAGAAATCCAGAGAAAAACAAACAGCATCTTCCTTTGATGAGGAATATTGTTGATATAGTAGGATTAAATGATGTAGTTGATGCTTTACCGGAAGAGTATAAAAAATTACGGAATAATTTTGAAAAACTGTATAGTAACTTGTATAATGATAAAAGATTTATTGAAGAGCGGGGATTTATTGAGAGGGGAATCTATCACTACTTTAACCAGTTGGAACTGCCTGATGAACCGACAATATATGATTATCTGGTTTTATCTTTGAGGAATAATAAAGATTTAATAGCAACATTTAACTGGGATCCGTTTTTATATAAGGCTTTCATAAGGAATAATAAATTTGTAAAAGGTCCTGGCATCAATTTCCTACACGGCAACGTAGCAATTGGGTATGATGAAGAGAATAAAATATCCGGTCCCGCAAATTGGTCATCTAACGAGTTCAGGAAGAAATTTGAACCTACACAATTGCTATATCCAGTAGAAAAGAAAGATTACAATTCTGACGAGTACATTGCCGGTCAATGGGAAAGCTTATCCGATTATCTTAAAATTGCTCAAAGAGTAACAGTATTTGGTTATTCTGCACCCGTCACTGATGTTGAAGCGATTGATTTGCTGAAAAACGCGTGGGGTGATATTGAAGATAGGGCAATGGAAGAGTTTGAGATAATTGATATAAGAGATGAAGAGGAGGTGGTGAAAGCTTGGGATAAATTTATTCATACACATCACTACCATTATTGCAAGGATTATTTCGAATCTTCATTAGCTTGGCATCCGCGAAGAAGTGTAGAGAGCTATCGACATTGGGCAATGCCATTATCACCGAATGAGGTATTTCAGGATGGAAATAAAATTCCAGAAGACTTCAAGACGCTGGAAGAATTGTGGGAGTGGCATGTTCCCCTCATAGAAGCTGAAAAGAGATTTTATGAATCTTAATTGTAGCAAGTCTAAT
The window above is part of the Kaistella faecalis genome. Proteins encoded here:
- a CDS encoding McrB family protein, giving the protein MKYISESFVIKSWHNLIIKGAEDRLQLNKFFGVLELLQHLDISSEEPIKPNNQYNVKVSELSTSLQNKYSFDEGNKRTFTSSDILSIIFPTNWSDNLNNITLKQQKLPLEQVVAVMFQNRPFEDSQTTLDLLKTFGSEFHIEELITTFFSAEDIEIEFQQNRPARVSIISKIKELLEISDDSKHTLGFDKNLIQANPGELTRGPFIQPLYSGQENLKYIFLANFDISQFYNINSLQKAEDQTTSKDESLSSSDPFQDLTSNDIINLFASWLTRRERNKYFNNDLEKTKEALNEYSEKYYESFNEDLFKVDFHQVQDFISKLDKNLFDADTAFSEFSFKRSNHQPRAILGKENYQRFLLELENKKLRKEPGANIIYYGAPGTGKSYTVNEMIAGKHTDFVERITFHPEYDNASFVGGYKPTKVDNSDPSSDITYDFVPQAFTNIYEKAWLDPFNDYYLIIEEINRGNCAEIFGEIFQLLDRNSNYTVSPSNELRTYLIRKFNNNSSHPGITNGLKLPGNLHIYATMNTSDQSLFPMDSAFKRRWEWHYIPICYDEITDQGEPNPSYNYEIKVDNDLHYSWIDFISIVNNNHIKNNPSLGMDKCIGNYFIKPDEVNKITIKPFINKVIFYLWNDVFKDEDNIVFEENISYEEFFPVNTKGKEKIKEMFKRLGLTSMEVKTSGTDLLAGEKAEHKTENGEA
- a CDS encoding Piwi domain-containing protein encodes the protein MNQNLHFNILTFKLPTEQLTFYFTNEDADGLVRYHIKAVPDEVVGYFGEQEHYYTSFTEEKDGFIPVTKKTVPDRTAERTKDGTEIFRNVHNSAFTLSVLKAYYSAEIAKYFNSRGFPVMPNFIKAIEVWLPADTKDAAGKYKLYRKFSLKVQKSLVSDDWELMVVFEGVSKVFQKSLTELQDLIPSKALNWVIHENSLYRFANIPVSVRRNLDTVYPVWNFDIRSAIHERPAAPERGNKYRKFKEEIEKLYNEHLNTEEFREIITIGSKGFYKVPDKLIGMVSSGSNKMVFGNNEKDINPTSGLTNHGPFDVSDAAVIEFFYIFHEDNTDAVTKLHRYFQGKINTFKGLDKFILTPYAFDKNLKITFKNKNNPWPEVSASLRDLKTSKDIRYVAIYVSPFTKEEATPEQKKVYYHIKERLLHLGILSQVIDAQKTMNNRLFEYSALNMAIAILAKLDGIPWQLNTDLRKELIVGVGAFRNTESNVKYIASAFSFNNTGQFNCFDHFYENQTKELAGSIIHKVKEYTSIDPTLKRLIIHFYKSISEKEIAPIEEGLKNLGIHIPVYIVSINKTESTDVTAFDNSDPVLMPFSGTYINVGYRKYILFNNTRYSDGYFKASNGYPFPIKLELFCTEKHLLNDTRTVKELIEQVYQFSRMYWKSVKQQNLPVTIKYSQMVAEMLPHFQGTTIPEFGKDKLWFL
- a CDS encoding DUF3883 domain-containing protein, whose translation is MNIDELREHQAGLEKNMDSIKDDRKALYKIRDSFAKYYTQERIEKMPLDDYVLGKKHPDDKFNFCYTLERQLDGLGRIVGSTAQKLGIYYGVTKSDKTYKYRYTKKFGETEVEAFSNIKQAIIELINFGKEENLPGIVKNKISPMFKGKILCTYFPNRYLDVFADEHLTYFLVQLNLDTPELLQSNPVYKREALIAFKNEDPVMKEWPLDIFSHFLYNYYPKRPTVKEPKNKPNKILDEYLTPEFPAEYQTEWVQLEMQDPGEVSKKGTKPRGGGNPDYEKEARKLKRLGDRGEKLVMEMEIKRLQNLNLPALAAKVKKAEFDYLGYDIQSFETNGETRYIEVKATRSKVGTANFFLSENELTKAEELKNYYIYMVYDILSTKPKIWVIDNPFNPENDKVVKTPVSYRVMVKAKDTGK